A segment of the Acidobacteriota bacterium genome:
GCGACGTGTCGGCTGACCGCTCCTGCAGCATCCACCAGACGACTGCCGGGAAGGCCAACAGGAGCATCCCGCCGACCCAACGCCATATGTTCGTCTGAGCTCGTGGCGGAGGCGAATCCACTCCGGCCTCAGGCGCTCCGGAAGTGTGCTGACCGACTCGCTCGAGGGGAGCGATGAAGCGGTAGCCCATGCGGGGGACGGTTTCGATGTAGACAGGGGACTCGGCATTGTCTCCCAGCACGCTCCGCAGGTGGCGGACGGCATTGTTGAGTCCCTGATCGGAATCGACATGGGTCTCGCCCCACAGATGGTCGGCCAACTCCTCGCGGGTGGCCAGGCGTCCGGGACGCTGCAGCAAAAAGGCCAACATCTTGGCCGGCTGCCGTTGCAGCCGTAGCGGCCTGTCACGGCGCCTTAACTCAAGCGTATCCAGGTCGAACCGAAAGGCGCCGAAGCGGACGGTTCCGCTTCCATCTTCCCTTTCCATGCTCCCAGCCTAGCCCCCCGGCCTCTTGGACGGCAACCGCCCTGATTGGTGCAAAGCCGCCTCCCTGCCCCAACTCCCCGCCAACTCGTGATTATGCAGATGGATTAACCTCCGCCGCATCACTGACTTACCAGCTTAGGTCGGCTCCAGCGAAAGAGTAGGTCCTCTCCATTGAGTTTTCCGTCCAGGAGAACGACACTCGAAGTCTAATTTTAGAGGAGAAACGATATGCCCCATCAGAACCGAAGACAATTCGCCACTACCGTTATTGCTGGAACTGCCGGGTTGACTGCCTTGTCCTCGGCGCATCTCATGGCCCAGGACCTGTCAGATACTCTTGACCGCTTTTTCCAGGCCGTCCGCCGCGGCGATGCCGAGAAAGTCGAAGCCTTCCTGGCCCAGGACGCCCGATTGGCTTTCGCCCGCCAAGACGGTGGACTCACGGCCTACGCGGCCGCGCTCAAGGCCCGCCACCCCGAGATCGGCCAGATCTTGCGTCGCCACGGATATCAGCCCGACCTGCACGAATCGGCTCTGGCGCTGGACTGGGAGCGCCTCGACCAACTGGCGCCGCAGGTTCCGGGACAGATCAACACAGACCACCCCATCGGCGGAACGGCCATGTACGCGGCGGCGCTGGGGGGCGCCGGCAGCGACCTGTGGCGCATCTACCGCTACAGCGGCGATCCGTCGCGCACCTTTCCCCCCAGCGGGTCGCCCCTGCAGGCCGCTCTCTGTCATCCCCACCTGCCCACGGCCGAGATGAGCGCCGCCACTCTGCTGGCCAACGGAGCCGACTCCAATCCTCTTGCGGAAGCGGTGCCCGCATCGGCGCAAGCGACGGAAACCGACGCTCAGGACTGGGTGTCGCGAAGCCGCAGGCTGGGCTGGACGCCGCTGCATATCGCCGCCTCCCGGGGCTCAACAGACCTGGTGGAAATGCTCATCCGCAAGGGAGCCGACCTCTCGGCCAAGGACGCCCAAGAGAGGACGCCTCTGGAACTGGCGGAAGCATCCGGCCAAGAAGGCGCTGCCCGGCTGTTACGGCAGGAAAAGAGCATTCATCGCGAACACTCCACTTCCCGGCGGGCCTACGACGTCAACGGACGGCCTTACCGGGCTCCCGACTTGAGCGCCTTTGCCGCCCTCAAGCGGGAGCAGACGGTGGGAGCCGCTCACCGCGACCTGGACGCCGTCCGCGCCACCGTGCAGCGACATCCCGACCTGGCCCATTCCGTGGCCACCACAACCGAGGGAGCGGTGGAAGCCGGCGCCCACATGGGACGCCACGATATGGTCGACTTCCTGCTGGAGAAAGGGGCGCCTTACTCCGTCGTCACCGCCGTCATGCGCAACGACGCTCCGCGCGTGAAGGAACTGCTGGAGGAAGACCCGCTGCGAATACACGAACGCGGCGCCCACGACTTCGCGTTGCTCTGGTACCCGGTCATCGGGCGCACCGGCCCCGACATGTTGGAAGAACTCCTGCGCCGGGGTGCCGACGTCGAGCAGCAAAACCACCTGGGCACCACGGCCCTCCACTTCGCCGCCGCCCGCGACCAGGCCGACATGGCCCAACTGCTCATCGAGCACGGCGCCGACATCAACCGCCGCGGCCGCAAATTCCGCCCCGCCGGCCACACCCCTCTCGACCTGGCCGGCGAGTCCGTCTCCAAACTCCTCCGCGCCCGCGGCGCCAAGACCAGCGAGGAGCAGGGCTAGAGTTGCGAAGCCCTCCATAGCCTCGGCGAAGGAGGGCCGCAAGGATGCTCCTCCCACCTGGCCAAGGATCATCGTGCAGACGACCATGGGAAGCCGCCCTCTGGAGGCGGTCCCACCCGGTCAAGGACCGTGCTGCAGGCGACCTGGGAAACCGCCTCCTGGGGGCAGTTCCACCCGGTCAAGGACCATGGTGCAGGCCTGGTGGGAGGCGCATCCTTGCGGCGATGGAGGCAGTGTTCAACAAGACTGGCTGGTCCAGAATGCAAACTTGGGTTACACTTAGCGGGCATCGGGGGGAAGGAGTTCTCATGTGCCTTAAGGCGTTGCTCACTATCCTTGCTTTGACCCTCCTCAACCCGACATTCCCAGCCCCTTCGACCCTGCAGGAAGAAGCCAAAGCCAACCCCCTGGAATCCCTCAGTGCCCTTATCGGCAACTGGAATGCTCCGGCCGAAGCCCTGGAAACGCGCCCAGGATTGAAGGTGCGTTGGACCATGTCTCATGAATGGGGCCCCCGCCGCCACCTCATCCGCATCTACGAGGCCCGTCACCACACCGATCCCGACAAGACCGTCCTGGAGGGCTTCATCTTCTGGGACCCGCGCGACGAGCGCCTGCGCTTCGTCGGCTACAACGCCCCTCAGCGCTTCCTTTTCGAGGGCCACTACGAGGCCCAGAGACCCGACGTGATCGTACGCATCTACGACGTCCACTACCCCGAGGGTTTCCCCCACATTCCCAGCCCCGAACTGCCGGGCCTCACCCGCACCTTCCGCGAAACCCTGCGCTTCCCCGATCCCGACACCATGGAACAGCTCATCGACATTAAGATCGACAACACCTGGCACCCCTGGGGCAACCGCGCCGAACCCTTCATCCACCACCGCGACAAGGACTGAGCGGGGTGCGGGCTTAGTGAGACGAGCGCCTTTGACCGTCTTACTCTTCCAGTGCAAACAACCTCGGTTGGTGGGTGGATTGGTCGGGGGGGACGGGGTAGGACTCGTCGAAACAGGCGGAGCAGAAGTTTCCGTTGGCTTGGACGGAGCGGCGGAGGCCCTCCAGGGAGAGGTATTCGAGGGAATCGGCGGAGACGTGGTCGCGGATCTCTTCGACGGACTTGTTGGCGGCGATGAGTTCCTTTTTGGTGGGGGTGTCGATGCCGTAGTGGCAGGGAGAGACGGTGGGCGGGGAGCTGATGCGGAAGTGGACTTCGGCGGCGCCGGCGCCGCGCACCATCTCGACGATCTTGCGCGAGGTGGTGCCGCGCACGATGGAATCGTCGATGAGGATGACCCGCTTGCCCTCCAGCAACTCGGGGACGGGATTGAGCTTGACCTTGACGCCGAAGTTGCGGATGGACTGCTTGGGCTCGATGAAAGTGCGTCCCACGTAGTGATTGCGGATCAGGGCCATGTGCAGCGGAATGCCCGATTCCTGCGAGTAGCCGATGGCCGCCGTCACGCCCGAGTCGGGAACGGGGACCACGATGTCGGCGGGAACAGGGGCTTCGCGGGCCAGTTGGCGTCCCATCTCGTGGCGGCTGATGTGGACGCTGCGTCCGAAGACGCGGCTGTCAGGACGCGCGAAGTAGACGTGCTCGAAGATACAGTGAGCCCGGCGCCCGGCGGGGGGCAGGTGGTATGAGGAGGTCTGCTGGCCGTAGATGAGCAGGATCTCGCCCGGCTCGACGTCGCGTACGTAGCCGGCGCCGATGAGGTCGAAGGCGGACGTCTCAGAAGCCACCACCCAACTGCCCTCCAGCCTGCCCAGCGCCAGCGGACGGAAGCCCAGCGGGTCGCGAGCGGCGTAGATGCATTGGGGCGTCAGCAGCACCAGCGAAAAAGCCCCCCGCATCAGCGCCAGCACGTCGCGCAGCGCCTCGGTCAGATCCTGCTTGGGCGAGCGCGCCAGCAGGTGCTGGATGACCTCGGTGTCGCTGGTGGAGTTGAAGATGGCGCCCTCCGACTCCAGGCTGCGGCGCAGCTTGTCGGTGTGCAGCAAATTGCCGTTGTGGGCCAAGGCCAAGGGTCCGCGCCAGGAATCGGTGAGGATGGGCTGGGCGTTGGCCAGGTTGCTGGCTCCTGCGGTGGAATAACGCACGTGCCCGATGGCCGAACGTCCCGGCAGCGACTCGATGATCTGGGGCGTGAAGACATCGAAGACCTTGCCCATGCCGCGGTAGGGGTAGAGGTCGGACTCGTGGGCCGATACGATGCCCGCCGACTCCTGTCCCCGGTGCTGTTGGGCCAACAGTCCGAGATAGGCGTGGTTGGCGGCTTCGGAATGGTCGGCGATGGCGAAAACGCCGCACTCGTCGTGGAACTTGTCGTCCATATCCGGTCGGGTCAATTGCAGTCGGGTCAATGCTTGAAAAGGGACGGAAAATGCCCGTCCCAAGCGCTGCGCAGGTCCTCTACCGAGAGATCCAGGCAGACGCTTTGATTGTAGCGGAAACGCAGACGCCGCCCCCCCACTTTGCCGAGACGCTGGGCGGGAAGGCCGTCCAGATCGCCTAGGAACTCCTCTTCGCGCAGCGGACTCAGGCTGACCAGCAGGCGCGAGGGCGTTTCGCTGAAAAGAAAGTGGTCGCAGCGCAGCTCGCCGTCCACCCCGGCTTCGAGGCCCAGCCCGTGCTTGAAGCAGCACTCGGCCATGGCAGCGGCCAGTCCGCCTTCGGAGAGGTCGTGGACGGACTGCAGAAGTCCGCGCGCGGCCCAGTCCAGCACCCGCTTGAGCAAGTGCGCCTCGGCCCCCAGGTCAAGCTGGGGACAAGGTCCCGCCAGCGGCTGTCCCTGGCACTCCAGGTAAATCGATCCGCCCAGCTCGGCGCGGGTCTCGCCCAGCAGGTAAACCACATCGCCCTCGGCCAGGAAGTGGGACTCGCGCACCTGGCTCAGGTCCTCGATCTTTCCCAGCATTCCGATGACGGGCGTGGGGAAGATGCCTTCTCCCCGGGTTTCGTTGTAGAAGCTGACGTTGCCGCCGGTGATGGGGGTGGAAAAGACACTGCAGGCTTCGCCGATACCGGCCACCACCTCGGCGAACTGCCACATGATGCCCGGATTCTCCGGGTTGCCGAAGTTGAGGCAGTTGGTGGCCGCCAGCGGACGCGCCCCCGATGCCACCACGTTGCGGCACGACTCGGCCACCGCCAGCCGCGCCCCCATGCGCGGCTCCAGGTAGCAGAAGCGCGGATTGCCGTCCAGACTCAGGGCCAGTCCGCCCCGCGTCCCCTTGAGGCGCAGGACGGAGGCATCGGACCCCGGCATGATCACCGTGTCGGTGCGGATGACGTGGTCGTACTGGCGGTAGACCCAGCGCCGGCTGCAAAGGTGCTCGGACGACATCATGCGCGTCAGCACCTCGCCGCAGTCCTCAGGCTGGGACAAGCCGAGCCGGCGCCAGTCGGGCAGTTCGTCCAGGTAAGAAGGACGCTGCATCGGACGCCGGTAAAGAGGCGCTTCGTCGGTGAGTCCGCGGTTGGGCAGCTCGGCCACCCGGTCGCCGTCGTTGTCGACCAGCAGTTTAGGCGTCTCGATGACTTCGCCCACCACCACCGCGTCCAGGTCCCAGCGGCGGAAGATCTCGAGTACGCGGTCTTCGCTGCCTTTCTCAACCACCAGAAGCATGCGCTCCTGCGACTCCGAAAGCATGATCTCGTAGGGCGTCATGCCCTTCTCGCGCTGGGGCACCCTGGACAGGTCGACCCGAACGCCCTGCCCTGCGCGCGAGGCCATTTCGGTGGTGGAGCAGGTCAGTCCGGCCGCCCCCATGTCCTGGATGCCGATGACCAGCCCGCTTTCCATGGCCTCCAGGCAGGCTTCCAGCAGCAGCTTCTCCATCAGCGGATCCCCCACCTGCACGGTGGGACGCTTGGCTTCCGAGTCCTCCGAGAACTCCTCCGAGGCCATGGTGGCGCCGTGGATGCCGTCGCGTCCCGTCTTGGCGCCCACGTAGATGACGGGATTGCCGGGCCCCGAGGCGGTTCCGCGGAAGATGCGGTCGGCCTTGGCGATGCCCAAGCAAAAAACGTTGACGATGGGGTTAGCTCCGTAACGGTCCTGAAAATAGATCTCGCCTCCCACCGTGGGGATGCCCATGCAGTTGCCGTAGCCGGCGATTCCGGCCACCACGCCTTCCATGGTGAGCTGGTTGCGGGGACGGTCGAGGGGTCCGAAGTGGAGCGAGTTCATGCAGGCCACCGGACGCGCCCCCATGGTGAAGACGTCGCGGATGATGCCCCCCACCCCGGTGGCCGCTCCCTGATAGGGCTCGATGTATGAAGGATGGTTGTGGGACTCGATCTTGAAGACGGCCGCCAGGCCGTCTCCGACATCCACCACCCCGGCGTTTTCGCCCGGCCCCTCGATGACCTGCGGACCTTCGGTGGGAAGCGTTTTGAGGTGGACGCGCGAACTCTTGTAGCTGCAGTGTTCAGACCACATTACCGAGAAGATCCCCAGCTCGGTCATGTTGGGCTCGCGGCCCAGCATCTCCACGATGCGGTCGAATTCTTCGGAGGTCAGTCCGTGACCTTCGATAACCTCGGTGCTGATGGGCACTTGTGCTTCTCCCCGACCTCGAGCCCGGCTCCCGCGGATGAAAGGAACTCAACCAAGGACGCCATAGGACTCGGGATTTCAAGATGATTCAGGCCGAACGCAGCCGCCCCGCCAATGAGTCCACCAAAGACTGAAAGATGAACCGTCCGTCAGCGCTTTCCAACACCTCTTCAGCGGCCCGCTCGGGATGGGGCATGAGCGCCATTACGTTGCCCCGCTCGTTGAGGATGCCGGCGATGTTGCCCGCCGATCCGTTGGGATTGCTGTCTTCCCCCACTCGTCCCTGGGCGTCGGCGTAGCGGAAGAGCACCTGGCGCTTGGCCTCCAGCCTTGCCAGCTCTTCGTCGCTGACGAAGAAGTTGCCTTCGTTGTGAGCGATGGGCATGCGCAGCAACTGACCTTCCCGGCAGGCGCTGGTGAAGGGCGTGTCGGTGCGTTCCACCCGGCAGTAAACGTGCTCGCAGACGAACTTCAGTTCGCGGTTGCGCAGCATGGTTCCGGGCAGCAGGCCGGCTTCCTGCAAGATCTGCATGCCGTTGCAGATGCCCATCACGATGCCTCCCCCCTGGGCGTGCCGCTGGACGGCGTCCATGATGGGCGAGAACTTGGCGATGGCGCCGCAGCGCAGGTAGTCTCCGTGGGCGAATCCTCCGGGCAGGACGACCACGTCGCAACCCCTCAGGTCGCGTTCCTGATGCCACAGATAGACGGCCTCCTGGCCCATGACTTCAGACAGCACGTGATGGGTGTCGTGGTCGCTATTGGTGCCGGGAAAGACGACAACGCCGAATTTCACTGGATCTCCTCGATGCGGAAACTTTCGATGACCGGGTTGGAGAGGACCTTGCGGGCGATCTCTTCGGCCTGTTGCCGCACCTTGTCAGGATCGGAGGCGTCCTGGAACTCGAGCTCAAAGTACTTGCCCTGGCGGACCTCCCGCACGCCCCGGTAGGACATCTGCGACAGAGCCCGCTTGATGGTGGCTCCCTGCGGGTCGAGGACGCCTTCTTTGAGGGTGACGACAACTTTGGCTTTCATTCGGCGGGTCCTCGCTCAATAGAGGTTGACGTGATCGATAACCCCGATGACGGCGGCGTCGACAGGAACGTAGAATTGCCCCAACACGTGCATGGCGGCGAATCCGTCCTGCACCAGCAAAACCTGGTCCCCGATTCCGGCGTCGGCCCCGTCGATGGCCAGCACGGCCTCGCCCCAGTCCTCTCCGGAGAGGGCAAGCGGCTGCACCACCAGCAGCTTCTGGCCGTGAAAGAAGTCTTTCTTGTGGGTCGAAACCATCTCGTCCACGACCTTGCCGATGACCATTGTCACTCGCCTCCCTGACGCTTGAAGTTGTAGCGGTCGAGGATGCCCACGATGGAGGCGTCGGAGGGAACCGGTTGTGGGTGCCAGGGGAAGGCGCCTTCCTTGCCGCGGGCGTAGAAGACTTCTTCGCCTATGCCTGCGCCCACCGAGTCGAGGGCCACGAAGGGTTTGCCGAACTCGCGTCCGTGGCGGTCGATGGAACGGATCAGGAGGATCTTCTTGCCCTCCAGGGTCTCGTTCTTGACGCTTGAGACCACGGTGCCGACGACCCGAGCCATCTTCATGAGCCGCCCCCTTCGGAAGCGGTCCCCACCTTGTCGGGACTCAGCTTGAGGTCGACGGTGTCGACGATGCCCACGATGGCGGTGTCGACGGGATGGTCTTTTAAATCGGCGGCGAAACGCGACGAGCTGCCGCCCACCGTGATGACGATTTCGCCGGCTCCGGCGCCCACTGTGTCGACACACACCTGATAGCCCTTGGACTCGTCGGGCTCGAGGGTTTCGGGGTCGAGGACCTGCACGATCAGCAGCTTGCGTCCGCGCAGCTTTTCGTCTTTACGGGTGGCGACAATAGTACCTGCGACTCGACCGAGGATCATGGCGGGGTTTCCCGGTGGCTAGCCCTTGAGGGCGATGGGCAAGCGTTCGTCGAGGTCGCCGTGCGGCCTGGGGATGACGTGTACGCTGACCAGTTCGCCGACTCGGCGGGCGGCTGCGGCTCCGGCGTCGGTGGCCGCCTTGACGGCCGCGACGTCGCCGCGGACGATGGCCGTGACCAGTCCGCTGCCGATCTTCTCATAGCCCACCAATTCGACCTTGGCTGCCTTGACCATGGCGTCGGCCGCCTCGATCATGGCCACCAACCCCTTGGTTTCCACCATTCCCAAAGCTTCCATCGACTCTGCCATCTATTCCCTTCCCTCCGGAAGTGTTGCGCCTAGTTGGACGACAACCGCTCCGCCACCTGACGGACGGCGGTTTCAATCAAGTCTTCCAGTTCGCTGCGCGAGAGATGAACGGATTGATCGCTGTCGTCGGACGTAATGGCGCAGCCTAAGTCGGAATCAGCGCCACTTATACCATATTTCGAACGCAGGTCAAACAGGCGGTCCACCTGTTCCCGCTTGAGCAAAGACTGGCGTCCCAGCACCTTGGTCAAGATGGCGATCTTGGCGTAGTGCTCCAGAATCTCCATGCGGAAAAAAGCCTGCTCCAAGTCGTGCCCCAAGGTCAGGGCCCCGTGGTTGGAAAGCAGGATGGCGTCGTGCTTTTCCACCAGCCCCTCCAGGCTCTCGGCCAGCTCGGCGGTGGAGGGGGTGCCGTAAGGGGCCACGGGGACGCATCCCAGCGTCACCACCACCTCGGCCATCAGCGCCTCGGTGAGCGGAATGCCGGCCACGGCGTGAGCCGTGGCGTAGACGGGATGACCGTGGCAAACCGCCTTGACGTCGGGACGGCGGCGGTAGACCACTGAGTGCATGAGGATCTCCGAGGACACTTTGCGGCGTCCGCCCACCTGCTTGCCCTGCAGATCGGTGTAGACCAGGTCGTCGGGCTGCATGAAGCCCTTGCACATGCCTGTAGGCGTGGCCAGCAGCCGGTCGCCCAGGCGAATCGAGAGATTGCCTTCGTTGGCCGCGATCAGGTCCTTGTCGTACATGCGGCGGCCGATCTCGCAGATCAGTTCCCGCTCCTCACGGTCCTGCATGGCTTCAAATATAGCAAAGCCGCGCGACGTGCTCATTTGAACCTGTGACGGGTGAGGGATACAATCCGCAGGGTATGGCGACTGAACCACGCATTGCCGTTTTCGTCGATTTCGAGAACCTGGCCCTGGGCGTCCGCGACATGAACTGGGGCGACTTCCAGGTGGAGATGGTGCTGCGGCGCCTGCTCGAGAAAGGCCGCATCGTCTTCAAGCGTTCCTACTGCGACTGGCGGCGCTACCGCTCGGCCCAGAGGGAATTCCACAAGCAGGGCATCGAGATGGTCGACATCCCCCAGTCCAAGATGAGCGGCAAGAACAGCGCCGACATCCACATGGTGGTCGACGCCATGGACCTCTGCTACTCCAAGCAGCACATCGATATCTTCGCGCTGCTCTCGGGAGACAGCGATTTTTCGCCCCTGGTGGCCAAGCTGAAGGAAAACGACAAGCGCGTCATCGGCTGCGGCGTCAAGAGCTCCACTTCAGACCTGCTGGTCAACAACTGCGACGAATTCATCTTCTACGACGACCTGGTCAGCGCCTCCAAGGTCACGCGCCGCAAGCCCAAAAAGGGCGCCCGCAAGATGTCGCCCAAGAAGCAGGAGGCGCTGGACAAGCTCATGGAGATCTCGCGCAATCTTGAAGCCGACTACGATCCGCTGTGGGGATCGGTCATCAAGCAGGCCCTGCGCCGCGTCTATCCGGGCTTCACCGAGCGGCAGTACGGCTACCGCACCTTCTCGGAGCTGCTCAAGGACGCCGAAACCAACGAAGACATCTCGCTGGAATACGACCAGAGCCGCGGCAACTACAAAGTCCGCCTGGAGGAGTAGGACCACCCTGGCGACCGGGCGGTCGAACTCGCCAAGTCCAATCCCAATTCGCAGTTAAAAGAGTTTCGATTGGCCCGGTTTCAAAGGGTCGAGGCCGAAGTGTTGGTAGGCGCGGCGGGTGGCTACCCGGCCGCGGGGGGTGCGGTCGAGGAATCCGATCTGCATCAGGTAGGGCTCGTAGATTTCCTCGATGGCGTCTTTCTCTTCGCTGACGGCCGCCGAGATGGTGCCCAGCCCCACCGGGCCGCCGCCGAATTTCTCGATGATGGTGAGAAGGATCTTGCGGTCGGTTTCGTCGAATCCGTAGCGGTCGACGTTCATCATCTTGAGGGCTTCGCCCGCCACCTCGGCGTCGATGCTGCCCTGGGCTTTGACCTGGGCGTAATCGCGCACGCGGCGCAGCAGGCGGTTGGCGATGCGGGGCGTGCCGCGGCTGCGGCGGGCGATCTCGCCGGCCCCTTGGGCATCCACCTCCACGCCCAGGATGCCCGCCGAGCGGCGCACGATGGCTTTCAGGCTGTCCTCCTCATAGAAATCGACCCGCTGGGTGATTCCGAAGCGTCCCCGCAGAGGCGCCGTGAGGAGTCCGGTGCGGGTGGTGGCCCCCACCAGGGTGAAGGGCGGAATGTCGATCTTGATGGAGCGGGCCCCCGGCCCTTCGCCGATGATGATGTCAATCTGGAAGTCCTCCATGGCCGGGTAGAGGATCTCTTCGATGGCCGGCTGCAGGCGGTGGATTTCGTCGATGAAGAGGACGTCGTTTTCTTCCAGATTGGTGAGGATGGCGGCCAGGTCTCCCCGCTTTTCGATGGTGGGTCCGGCGGTGGAGCGGACGTTGACGCCCAGTTCGTTGGCGATGATCTGGGCCAGAGTGGTCTTGCCCAGTCCCGGCGGGCCGAAGAGCAGGACGTGATCCATGGCCTCCTCGCGCTGCATGGCCGCCTTGATGGCGATGGCCATGTTGTTCTTGAGCTGCTCCTGGCCAATGAACTCGCGCAGAAAACGGGGACGAATGCTGTTCTCGAAACTGCTCTCGTCCTCTCGCTGACGAGCGGCGTCGATAATGCGTGTTTCTTCGTCCATGGGCTCCGCGGCAATCCGCCGCCACCATTGTAGTCTATTGAAGGTCGTCCCCGTCCGCCGCCCCTGTTATCCGCGCAGAGCAGCCCGCAGCAGGACTTCGAACTCTTCCGCCTCGGTATCCTTGTTGGCTTTGCCCACCCGTTTTTCGGCCTCGCTGCGGCTGTAGCCGAGATTGACCAGGGCCGATACGACGTCGTCGGCAGCCGTTCCCGAGGCGAGCGCCGGCGGCGAGTCCTCAGAGGACTGCCAGGCCGCCATCTTGTCGCGCATCTCCAATAGAAGGCGCTCGG
Coding sequences within it:
- the ruvB gene encoding Holliday junction branch migration DNA helicase RuvB; its protein translation is MDEETRIIDAARQREDESSFENSIRPRFLREFIGQEQLKNNMAIAIKAAMQREEAMDHVLLFGPPGLGKTTLAQIIANELGVNVRSTAGPTIEKRGDLAAILTNLEENDVLFIDEIHRLQPAIEEILYPAMEDFQIDIIIGEGPGARSIKIDIPPFTLVGATTRTGLLTAPLRGRFGITQRVDFYEEDSLKAIVRRSAGILGVEVDAQGAGEIARRSRGTPRIANRLLRRVRDYAQVKAQGSIDAEVAGEALKMMNVDRYGFDETDRKILLTIIEKFGGGPVGLGTISAAVSEEKDAIEEIYEPYLMQIGFLDRTPRGRVATRRAYQHFGLDPLKPGQSKLF